A window of Caretta caretta isolate rCarCar2 chromosome 11, rCarCar1.hap1, whole genome shotgun sequence contains these coding sequences:
- the LOC142068572 gene encoding SUN domain-containing protein 2-like codes for MFGLCWEYSRSPDVILQRDNTPGNCWALHGSRGYVVIKLSRIIHPFAVTLDHIAKEDSQTEEISSAPKNFAIYGLKDGFGEKEGAFLGEFIYDQEGFPVQTFKLEDANADRFGYLQLRVLSNWGHQNYTCIYGLRVHGDPAL; via the exons ATGTTTGGACTCTGCTGGGAATATTCACGATCTCCAGATGTGATTCTACAG CGGGATAACACCCCAGGGAACTGCTGGGCCCTGCATGGATCTCGTGGCTATGTCGTGATTAAATTATCCAGAATCATCCATCCGTTTGCTGTCACGCTGGATCATATTGCCAAGGAAGACTCTCAGACAGAAGAAATATCCAGTGCCCCAAAGAACTTTGCCATCTAT GGGCTGAAAGACGGCTTTGGAGAGAAGGAAGGTGCCTTCTTAGGGGAGTTTATCTATGATCAGGAAGGGTTCCCCGTCCAAACATTCAAGCTGGAG GATGCAAACGCAGATCGATTTGGATACCTACAGCTGAGAGTCCTGAGCAACTGGGGCCACCAAAACTATACATGCATTTATGGGCTTCGTGTGCATGGGGACCCAGCACTCTGA